One Terriglobia bacterium genomic region harbors:
- the argF gene encoding ornithine carbamoyltransferase, producing MKHTDFISLHDYSAREIEQLFTLALQIKRTPKRYANILKGKTLAMIFEKQSLRTRVTFETGIYQLGGQGIYLAPADISLRKRESVFDVGKNLERWCDGIMIRTFGHDICTGLAEAASIPVINGLTDLEHPCQALADFLTIREHKRRLKGLKVAFAGDGNNVANSLMQAGAKTGAHVWVASPSGYEPKSEMVELARKDSRASKLGSKIMVTNDPFEAAHDADVVYTDVWASMGQESETESRKKIFWSYQVNSELMAHAKPDALFLHCLPAHRGEEVTDEVIDSPQSVVFDEAENRLHAQKAILVTLMK from the coding sequence TTGAAACACACCGACTTTATTTCCCTTCACGATTACAGCGCCAGAGAAATAGAGCAACTGTTCACGTTGGCTCTTCAGATCAAGCGGACGCCAAAGCGATACGCCAACATCCTCAAAGGCAAGACCCTTGCGATGATTTTCGAAAAACAATCGCTGCGGACCCGGGTGACTTTTGAGACTGGCATTTACCAGTTGGGGGGCCAGGGAATCTACCTCGCGCCGGCGGACATCAGCCTGCGCAAACGGGAGTCTGTCTTTGACGTGGGGAAGAACCTGGAACGCTGGTGTGATGGCATCATGATTCGAACCTTTGGTCACGACATTTGTACTGGACTGGCTGAAGCCGCCTCTATTCCTGTCATCAATGGATTGACCGATCTTGAACACCCGTGCCAGGCGCTGGCCGATTTCCTCACTATCCGGGAGCACAAGCGCCGGCTCAAGGGACTCAAGGTGGCGTTTGCGGGCGATGGGAACAACGTGGCGAATTCCCTGATGCAGGCTGGGGCGAAGACCGGAGCCCACGTCTGGGTGGCCTCCCCTAGCGGCTACGAACCGAAATCCGAAATGGTCGAACTGGCCCGCAAGGACAGCCGGGCGTCGAAGCTCGGCTCCAAGATCATGGTCACCAACGATCCGTTCGAGGCCGCCCACGACGCCGATGTCGTTTACACCGATGTTTGGGCCTCCATGGGCCAGGAGTCAGAAACGGAATCTCGAAAGAAAATTTTCTGGTCCTACCAGGTGAACAGCGAATTGATGGCCCATGCCAAACCCGATGCGCTCTTCCTGCATTGCCTCCCGGCCCATCGGGGTGAAGAGGTCACCGATGAGGTCATTGATTCTCCCCAGTCGGTGGTCTTCGACGAGGCCGAAAACCGCCTCCACGCCCAAAAGGCCATCCTGGTGACACTGATGAAATAG